The DNA window GGGATCAGCCACTGGTGGCGTTAGCGTCCAGTAAGGGCTTCCGGAGAGTCCAGCGTGGCTTGTTACAGACAAATGAATCAATGTGTGGATACCGTGGCTGCGGGAGCCAGGAAGTGCTGCCGTTGGTGCACGATCTTAGGCGGTCGCTTCTGATAACGCTTCGAAAGGGAACCTGAGTCTTGCCCATGTTCACTCATCTGGATGAAAGCGGTGCAGCCCGCATGGTCGATGTCACCGGCAAGGACGTCAGTGAGCGTGAAGCCCATGCAGAAGCCCGTGTGCTGATGCAGCCGGAAACGCTCAGGATGATCATTGCCGGCGAGCATCCCAAGGGTGACATCCTTGCGACCGCCCGTATCGCCGGAATTATGGCAGCAAAGAGAACCCACGAGCTTATCCCCTTGTGCCATGCACTCAATCTCACCTCGACCAGGGTGACGTTGAATGGTTGCGAACGGGGTACAGGGCTGGTGATTGAAGCGCGCTGCAAGCTGGCGGGTCGCACGGGTGTCGAAATGGAGGCGCTGACGGCTGTATCGGTCGCGGCACTGACGGTTTATG is part of the Hydrocarboniclastica marina genome and encodes:
- the moaC gene encoding cyclic pyranopterin monophosphate synthase MoaC; the protein is MFTHLDESGAARMVDVTGKDVSEREAHAEARVLMQPETLRMIIAGEHPKGDILATARIAGIMAAKRTHELIPLCHALNLTSTRVTLNGCERGTGLVIEARCKLAGRTGVEMEALTAVSVAALTVYDMCKAVDRGMEITGIRLLEKKGGRSGHWHATSPGDG